In Helianthus annuus cultivar XRQ/B chromosome 3, HanXRQr2.0-SUNRISE, whole genome shotgun sequence, a single window of DNA contains:
- the LOC110931618 gene encoding uncharacterized protein LOC110931618 codes for MKVLEGGPWLIRKVPLFLNVWSPKVTLKKDSIKTVPVWVKLHNVPISVYTDDGLSLLASKLGVPKRLDSYTADMCVDNWGRSSYARAMIELNADNELKDHITLAIPKMDEEGFIMERVEVEYEWKPLRCPTCCLFGHDHDSCSKNIKEKAKQVVVDEDGFVTDRRRVAKHDNQASSSGPSTVKVSNSFQALDSEGDADRPKEDSVPVHQERFTEKVTRLSDEVQEALPTEMSKFMASNVKGSHSEGASTPGYTGF; via the exons ATGAAGGTTTTGGAGGGTGGGCCTTGGCTAATACGAAAAGTTCCGTTGTTTTTGAATGTTTGGTCACCTAAGGTCACCCTTAAGAAGGATAGTATTAAAACTGTTCCAGTATGGGTAAAGTTGCATAATGTTCCGATTTCAGTTTATACTGATGATGGTCTGAGTTTGCTGGCGTCAAAACTAGGGGTTCCTAAAAGGCTTGATTCTTACACGGCTGATATGTGTGTTGATAACTGGGGAAGGAGTAGCTATGCCCGTGCAATGATTGAACTTAATGCTGATAATGAGCTTAAGGATCACATTACTTTGGCTATCCCTAAGATGGATGAGGAAGGTTTCATTATGGAAAGGGTTGAGGTTGAATATGAATGGAAGCCTTTAAGGTGTCCTACATGTTGCCTGTTTGGTCATGACCATGATTCGTGTAGTAAAAACATTAAGGAGAAGGCAAAGCAGGTTGTTGTTGATGAGGATGGATTTGTTACGGACAGGAGGCGAGTGGCTAAACAC GATAACCAAGCGTCTAGTAGTGGGCCATCAACGGTGAAAGTGTCAAACTCATTTCAGGCTTTAGATTCAGAGGGTGATGCTGATCGACCAAAAGAGGATAGTGTTCCGGTTCATCAGGAAAGATTTACTGAGAAGGTTACCAGGCTAAGCGATGAGGTTCAAGAGGCTTTACCTACGGAAATGTCAAAATTTATGGCTAGCAATGTTAAGGGTTCTcattctgagggggcaagcactcccggttaTACCGGTTTTTAA